A region from the Salvia splendens isolate huo1 chromosome 15, SspV2, whole genome shotgun sequence genome encodes:
- the LOC121766768 gene encoding uncharacterized protein LOC121766768: MADFFTDSDDHKAVEELLSQVMDATVLEQVAAVNCAGFNDDGLPSRLQTRFQKLKSFPSSAANPTKSFNLSHANDTPNQAKPPLVSSEEEKGAEKNVENQPTKRSTEVPDENRSASPAAKGGCFLCSPKKASRKKNKENRGFDCGKSDELLSDLSNFSVRSQRRLMKKAMEEERISWEAEKIVKWAKQTSARMEFSGVEDELSDDDNAKFA; this comes from the exons ATGGCCGATTTCTTCACTGATAGCGACGACCACAAGGCAGTAGAGGAGCTCTTATCTCAGGTCATGGACGCCACCGTTCTCGAGCAGGTAGCCGCCGTCAATTGCGCCGGCTTCAACGACGACGGCCTCCCTTCCCGTCTCCAAACCCGCTTTCAGAAGCTCAAATCTTTCCCATCTTCAGCCGCGAATCCCACAAAAAGCTTCAACCTTTCACACGCGAACGACACCCCAAATCAAGCAAAACCCCCCCTTGTTTCCAGCGAAGAAGAAAAAGGCGCGGAGAAGAATGTGGAAAATCAGCCCACCAAGCGTTCGACAGAAGTCCCAGATGAAAA TCGGTCTGCCTCTCCAGCGGCGAAAGGCGGCTGCTTTTTGTGTTCTCCTAAAAAGGCGTCGAggaaaaagaacaaagaaaatAGGGGTTTTGATTGTGGGAAGAGCGATGAGCTGTTATCCGATTTGAGTAATTTTTCTGTGAGAAGTCAGAGAAGGTTGATGAAGAAGGCTATGGAGGAGGAGAGGATTTCTTGGGAGGCTGAGAAGATTGTCAAGTGGGCTAAACAGACCTCTGCAAGAATGGAATTTTCTGGGGTTGAAGATGAGCTAAGTGATGATGATAATGCTAAATTTGCATGA